A genome region from bacterium includes the following:
- a CDS encoding glycosyltransferase — protein sequence MIIIAVLTGVVLIVYLVMSMLYLIGLFVPARSNNSAQPFVSVLIAARNEQDNIIRCLESVVNQTYPKDLFEVIVIDDRSTDKTSQLVSEFVRHNMQVKLIHVSDKSEKISGKKNALSMGIKESKGEILLFTDADCRVRNSWIAGIASFFLEDVGVVIGFSEVESKTFFERWQEFDFLTLMSATCGITNMGFPLAASGQNLAYRRKAFDAVGGFEEIIERISGDDTLMIQLIRKYTSYRIVFSGHAGTFNTTLPMNTLFEFIQQRARWASNGTIMLRLNPLFFFYLISIYCLHFLLVAGLALSVVYAPIMVMTAFVWITKGIVDFAVTFYGAHIFKKKYSFAVFVAWFFLQTPLVLWVGLKGALGYFKWK from the coding sequence ATGATTATTATAGCTGTGTTGACCGGGGTCGTTCTTATCGTATATCTTGTCATGAGTATGCTATACCTCATTGGCCTTTTCGTGCCTGCACGAAGTAATAATTCAGCCCAGCCGTTTGTTTCTGTGCTTATTGCGGCCCGCAACGAACAAGACAACATTATTCGATGTTTGGAATCCGTCGTAAATCAAACGTATCCGAAAGATTTGTTCGAAGTCATTGTGATTGATGACCGTTCCACAGACAAAACGTCGCAGTTGGTTTCGGAATTTGTAAGGCATAACATGCAGGTCAAATTGATTCACGTTTCGGATAAATCCGAAAAAATTTCCGGCAAAAAAAATGCTTTGTCTATGGGAATAAAAGAATCCAAGGGTGAGATACTGCTATTCACCGACGCAGATTGCCGTGTTAGGAACTCTTGGATAGCAGGAATAGCCTCCTTTTTTCTGGAAGATGTTGGAGTCGTGATAGGTTTTTCAGAAGTAGAATCGAAGACTTTTTTTGAACGTTGGCAGGAGTTTGATTTTTTGACTCTGATGTCGGCTACGTGCGGAATAACCAATATGGGGTTTCCATTGGCTGCGAGCGGACAGAATCTTGCTTACCGCAGAAAAGCCTTTGATGCCGTCGGCGGATTTGAAGAAATCATCGAACGTATTTCCGGCGATGATACGTTGATGATCCAGCTTATAAGAAAATATACTTCATACCGGATAGTGTTTTCCGGGCATGCGGGAACATTTAATACAACACTGCCGATGAATACATTATTTGAATTCATTCAGCAGCGCGCTCGTTGGGCGTCAAACGGAACTATTATGCTTCGTCTGAATCCGTTATTTTTTTTCTACCTGATTAGTATATATTGTTTGCACTTTTTGCTGGTTGCGGGATTGGCCTTAAGCGTCGTATACGCTCCGATCATGGTCATGACCGCATTTGTTTGGATAACCAAAGGCATAGTAGATTTCGCGGTGACGTTCTATGGGGCCCACATTTTCAAAAAGAAATATTCTTTTGCAGTTTTTGTTGCATGGTTTTTTTTGCAGACCCCTTTGGTACTTTGGGTAGGGCTAAAGGGCGCTTTAGGTTATTTCAAATGGAAATAA
- a CDS encoding trypsin-like peptidase domain-containing protein: MRSYLIFILTTFALVSCADKIYKVAYPTLADGKYDSEFPYKDCSKQLSEIVETVKMINATAFYKTYTFSEKSQIGIRDINESVLKEKSIQITYPHSFVVGTATVIYYQDVRVALLTCAHIIDFPDTMISYYSKDDNGHGFIQSISFKDRQINFIKDLPEGGELEILAIDNAQDIAILGRKFDHRPESAIPVFTYPIGKSKDLNWGTFIYIVGYPMGFKMITKGTVSSPNRDKRGSFLTDASFNRGFSGGIILAIRDGVPNFELVGMAKSVPANSTYVLTPNKEFEVSEYSPSIPYQGEMYVELKTDLKYGITNSISTESISDLIKKNRQTFIDRGYDIEKLFP; encoded by the coding sequence ATGAGAAGTTATCTTATATTTATACTGACGACGTTTGCGTTAGTGTCCTGCGCAGATAAGATATATAAAGTTGCATACCCAACGCTCGCCGACGGGAAATACGACTCGGAGTTTCCTTATAAAGATTGTTCGAAACAGTTATCCGAAATTGTTGAGACCGTAAAAATGATCAATGCGACGGCTTTCTACAAAACGTATACTTTTTCTGAAAAATCACAGATAGGTATCAGGGATATTAACGAATCGGTTCTGAAAGAGAAATCCATACAAATCACTTATCCGCACAGTTTCGTCGTAGGAACAGCTACGGTGATTTACTATCAGGATGTGCGCGTAGCGCTTCTGACCTGTGCGCACATCATTGATTTTCCGGATACGATGATCTCATATTACAGCAAGGATGACAACGGCCACGGATTTATTCAAAGCATTTCTTTTAAAGACCGTCAGATCAATTTTATCAAGGATCTGCCTGAGGGCGGGGAGCTTGAGATACTGGCAATTGATAACGCGCAAGATATCGCCATTCTTGGCCGGAAATTTGATCATAGGCCGGAGTCAGCCATTCCGGTTTTTACGTATCCGATTGGGAAATCCAAGGATTTAAATTGGGGAACGTTTATATATATCGTCGGCTATCCGATGGGATTCAAAATGATCACCAAAGGGACTGTGAGCAGCCCCAACCGAGATAAACGGGGTTCTTTTCTAACCGACGCCTCGTTTAACAGAGGTTTCAGCGGCGGTATTATATTAGCTATTCGCGACGGAGTTCCTAACTTTGAGCTCGTCGGAATGGCGAAATCGGTTCCGGCAAACTCCACCTACGTTTTAACTCCAAACAAGGAGTTCGAAGTCAGCGAATATAGTCCGTCAATCCCATACCAGGGTGAGATGTACGTCGAACTCAAAACCGATCTCAAATACGGCATAACAAACTCCATTTCCACAGAGTCCATCAGTGACTTGATTAAAAAAAACCGGCAAACGTTTATAGATAGAGGTTATGACATTGAAAAATTATTTCCGTAG
- a CDS encoding glycosyltransferase: protein MELNGFDIFLILFVSFYALILAAYSIGFLFYQPVGFARHKNFVSVLVAARDEEEHIGTCIQHLLRQTYPRDQFEIIIIDDRSTDKTASVVKSYQKENSAIRLITVTEPSPHMAPKKHALNEGIKAAKGDIIVCTDADCRPEENWLNAMVSEFGERVGMVVGYSPIEPIRKYSVFENFIALDSLALASVAAASSAFGKTMTATGRSLAYRKKVFQEVGGFSKIAHFVSGDDDLLLGLVRKTLWEIRYCLGDKTMAVTDPPSSFGKFVNQKIRQASKGRHYGFAMIIGLSLFYVFNVSMITYVSVKILISETFIHFSFYAMVWAIKLIADFLLMTVGAFRFKKWTYLLFYPIIALLHPLYISVFGAWGLFGKFQWKDTVSKPLN, encoded by the coding sequence ATGGAATTGAACGGATTTGATATATTTTTGATTTTATTTGTTAGCTTTTATGCGTTAATCCTTGCCGCGTACAGCATTGGATTTCTATTTTATCAGCCCGTCGGTTTTGCGCGTCACAAAAATTTCGTATCAGTTCTCGTCGCCGCGCGTGATGAAGAAGAACACATTGGGACATGTATTCAACACCTTCTACGACAAACCTATCCGAGAGATCAGTTTGAAATTATTATCATCGACGACCGTTCTACAGACAAGACCGCGTCTGTTGTTAAGTCCTATCAAAAAGAGAATAGCGCTATTCGATTGATTACTGTTACTGAACCATCTCCGCACATGGCTCCTAAGAAACATGCTCTAAATGAAGGGATCAAAGCTGCAAAAGGAGACATCATAGTATGTACTGATGCAGATTGCCGGCCGGAGGAGAATTGGTTGAATGCGATGGTGTCCGAATTCGGTGAAAGAGTTGGCATGGTCGTCGGGTATTCGCCCATCGAACCCATACGAAAGTATTCCGTATTTGAGAATTTTATTGCGTTGGATTCACTTGCATTGGCATCGGTAGCCGCAGCAAGTTCAGCTTTTGGAAAAACGATGACTGCGACCGGCCGCAGTCTGGCTTATCGTAAAAAAGTATTCCAGGAAGTAGGCGGATTTTCTAAGATTGCACATTTTGTGTCCGGGGACGATGATCTGTTGCTCGGGTTGGTTAGAAAAACACTTTGGGAAATAAGATATTGTTTGGGCGATAAAACAATGGCCGTCACAGATCCGCCATCGTCGTTTGGTAAATTTGTAAATCAAAAAATACGACAGGCGTCAAAAGGACGCCATTACGGCTTTGCCATGATTATCGGCTTAAGTTTATTTTATGTTTTTAATGTTTCGATGATCACATATGTTTCTGTAAAAATACTGATCTCTGAGACTTTTATTCATTTCTCATTCTATGCTATGGTGTGGGCAATCAAATTGATCGCTGATTTTTTACTTATGACAGTTGGCGCATTCCGTTTTAAAAAATGGACGTATCTGCTGTTTTATCCCATTATCGCCTTGCTTCACCCTTTGTATATTTCAGTTTTTGGAGCGTGGGGGTTGTTTGGAAAATTTCAATGGAAAGATACGGTTTCAAAACCGCTTAATTAA
- a CDS encoding alanine--glyoxylate aminotransferase family protein: MKKRLFTPGPTPVPESVMQAMAQPILHHRNKDFEEIFREVNLGLQYLYQTSRPVLTFASSGTGAMEAAFVSCLSKGDTVINIEGGKFGERWTKIPQAYGVHVDLMKVEWGKSVTADDVKIRLKTNPKIKAVVMTHSETSTGAFTDVKEISKVVHENSDALVMVDGVTSVGAMELKFDDWGLDTVATGSQKGLMLPPGLGFCAVSERAMKARETSDLPKFYFDFKRAEKELSSFTTPFTPAITLIIGLRESLRLIREEGIENVWKRHSQMAESCRLAVKALGLEVFAEKPANSVTAVKVPSGLDADMVFKTMRSKYGITLASGQDHLKGKIFRISHLGYYDIFDMVTVIAGIENTLNDLKFEFEPGSGLQAIQQYILNTSN; the protein is encoded by the coding sequence ATGAAGAAACGACTGTTTACCCCGGGCCCCACGCCCGTCCCTGAGTCTGTCATGCAGGCAATGGCTCAGCCGATCCTTCACCATCGTAATAAAGACTTTGAAGAGATTTTTCGGGAAGTTAATTTAGGACTGCAGTATTTATATCAAACATCCCGTCCCGTTTTAACCTTCGCATCATCCGGAACCGGCGCGATGGAAGCCGCCTTTGTTAGCTGCTTATCCAAAGGCGATACCGTCATCAATATCGAAGGAGGAAAGTTCGGCGAACGCTGGACGAAAATCCCTCAGGCATACGGCGTCCACGTAGACCTTATGAAGGTTGAATGGGGAAAATCTGTAACAGCGGATGATGTCAAAATAAGATTGAAAACCAACCCGAAGATCAAAGCCGTGGTCATGACGCACAGCGAGACGTCAACCGGCGCATTCACGGATGTAAAAGAAATTTCAAAAGTTGTGCATGAAAACTCCGATGCCCTGGTCATGGTGGACGGCGTTACATCGGTCGGCGCCATGGAATTGAAATTCGATGATTGGGGCCTTGATACGGTCGCGACAGGCTCGCAAAAAGGCCTGATGCTGCCGCCCGGTCTTGGCTTTTGCGCGGTAAGCGAACGCGCGATGAAAGCGAGAGAGACATCCGATCTGCCAAAGTTCTATTTTGATTTTAAACGCGCAGAGAAAGAATTAAGTTCGTTTACGACGCCATTTACGCCGGCCATAACATTAATCATTGGATTACGTGAATCGCTGCGATTGATCCGGGAAGAGGGTATTGAAAATGTGTGGAAACGGCATTCGCAAATGGCCGAGTCATGCCGTTTAGCCGTAAAGGCATTGGGATTGGAAGTGTTTGCTGAAAAACCCGCCAATTCCGTCACGGCTGTAAAAGTTCCATCCGGCCTGGACGCCGATATGGTTTTTAAAACGATGCGCAGCAAGTACGGTATAACACTGGCAAGCGGACAGGATCATCTTAAAGGAAAAATCTTTCGAATTTCACATTTAGGCTATTATGATATTTTTGATATGGTAACTGTTATCGCAGGAATAGAAAACACGCTAAACGACTTGAAATTCGAATTCGAACCCGGAAGCGGATTGCAAGCCATCCAGCAATATATCCTCAATACATCCAATTAA
- a CDS encoding DNA-3-methyladenine glycosylase 2 family protein, with protein sequence MKHFTIVIDVVPPYDFFASTHSHRYKKYHFDQYERSNGKYKKAYEFENKLLLAEMVNEGTVKKPRLSVSLIGNSISERAVDSVRTQIERQFLANTDLKPFYKHCSHDKTLAGLLAQYFGLKPNYPGDLFECVTRCIISQQINVTFADKVEMNYVQKFGKKLAHHGESFYVYPDVKTVSEINKKDLLNIQFSERKAEYLIDLARDVVNGIVDFHKMESLPAEAFRKEITKIRGIGMWTAECCLMHLGHRDILPRGDIGLHQAIRRFYNLDKDTGLEKVLKYADKWKGWESFATYYLWHALTNDRLKKSGV encoded by the coding sequence ATGAAACATTTTACGATAGTAATTGATGTCGTGCCGCCATATGATTTTTTTGCCTCTACCCATTCTCATCGATACAAAAAATATCACTTTGATCAGTATGAACGCTCGAACGGGAAATACAAAAAAGCGTATGAATTTGAAAACAAACTTCTTTTGGCCGAAATGGTCAATGAAGGAACTGTAAAGAAGCCGCGATTATCCGTTTCGCTTATAGGTAATAGCATCAGTGAAAGAGCGGTGGATTCGGTTAGAACGCAGATAGAACGGCAATTTTTAGCAAACACTGATCTGAAGCCGTTTTACAAGCATTGTTCTCATGACAAAACATTAGCAGGATTGTTAGCGCAGTATTTCGGATTGAAGCCAAACTACCCCGGCGATCTTTTTGAATGCGTAACACGGTGTATCATCAGCCAGCAGATCAACGTAACATTTGCCGATAAAGTGGAAATGAACTACGTGCAAAAGTTTGGAAAAAAGTTGGCCCATCATGGCGAATCTTTTTATGTTTATCCGGATGTCAAAACGGTGTCTGAAATCAATAAGAAAGATTTGCTGAACATTCAGTTTTCAGAACGCAAAGCCGAGTATTTGATCGATCTGGCTCGTGACGTTGTAAACGGGATAGTTGATTTTCATAAAATGGAATCCCTGCCTGCTGAGGCATTTAGAAAAGAAATTACAAAAATTCGCGGAATTGGGATGTGGACTGCCGAATGTTGTTTGATGCATCTCGGGCATCGTGACATATTGCCGCGGGGCGACATCGGACTTCATCAGGCCATTCGCAGGTTTTATAATTTGGATAAAGATACCGGTTTGGAGAAAGTTCTAAAATATGCAGACAAATGGAAGGGCTGGGAATCTTTTGCAACGTATTATCTCTGGCATGCACTTACTAATGACCGATTGAAGAAGTCGGGCGTATGA